One part of the Oncorhynchus clarkii lewisi isolate Uvic-CL-2024 chromosome 7, UVic_Ocla_1.0, whole genome shotgun sequence genome encodes these proteins:
- the LOC139413556 gene encoding ER membrane protein complex subunit 3: protein MAEPELLLDSNIRLWVVLPIVFITFLVGVIRHYVSILLQSDKKLTLEQVSDSQVLIRSRILRENGKYIPKQSFLMRKFYFNNQEDGFFKNTKRKVVPPSPMTDPSMLTDMMKGNVTNVLPMILIGGWINWTFSGFVTTKVPFPLTLRFKPMLQQGIELLSLDASWVSSASWYFLNVFGLRSMYSLILGQDNGADQSRIMQEQMSGAAMAMPADTNKAFKAEWEALELTDHQWALENIEEELMSRELDLDGMFSKELPTGIF, encoded by the exons ATGGCTGAGCCTGAGCTTCTGCTGGATTCCAATATCAGACTTTGGGTGGTCTTGCCCATTGTCTTCATCACTTTTCTTGTTGGGGTGATTCGACATTATGTCTCCATTTTGCTTCAAAGTGACAAGAAGCTGACATTAGAGCAGGTATCAGACAG CCAGGTTCTCATCAGGAGCAGAATCCTCAGAGAGAATGGGAAGTACATTCCAAAACAG tcatttttgATGAGGAAGTTTTACTTCAATAATCAAGAAGATGGATTCTTcaaaaataccaaaagaaaggTTGTTCCTCCCTCCCCAATGACAG ACCCCAGCATGCTGACAGACATGATGAAAGGCAATGTGACCAATGTTCTTCCCATGATCCTCATCGGAGGCTGGATTAACTGGACCTTCTCAGGGTTTGTCACAA CCAAGGTTCCATTTCCTCTCACCCTGCGCTTCAAGCCCATGTTGCAACAAGGAATCGAGCTACTCTCACTTGATGCATCCTG GGTGAGCTCAGCGTCGTGGTATTTCCTGAATGTGTTTGGGCTGCGAAGCATGTACTCCTTAATTCTAGGACAAGATAATG GTGCAGACCAGTCCAGGATCATGCAGGAGCAGATGAGTGGTGCTGCCATGGCCATGCCTGCAGACACCAACAAAGCCTTCAAG GCAGAATGGGAGGCACTTGAGCTAACTGACCACCAGTGGGCACTGGAGAATATTGAGGAGGAGCTGATGAGCAGGGAACTGGATCTGGATGGAATGTTCAGTAAGGAGTTACCAACGGGTATCTTCTGA